The DNA region AGCAGGAGCGCGACGCCCGTGGCGATGCCGATCGCGCTGACGCCGACGAGCGCGGCGGCCAGCAGCTTGGCCGAGCCGTGGGACACGCGTGGCCCGGCGATCCGGTGGGCCAGGCGGTGGAGGAGGACGGTCACGAACAGCCCGGCCACCAGGGCGGGGACGAGTCGGTAGGACAGGATCAGCAGGAGCGCGGCGGCGGCGAGGATCCAGGCCGCCTTCTCGTACGGGGTGGCCGGGGCGGGCCCGGCGGGCGCGCTCGACGGCATGCGCGCCGCCTCCTCGACAGCGCGCTCGACGGGCTCCGGGGAATCGCTCAATGCCGGCCCCTCCAGGCGAGGCGCCGCGGCGTCGCGCGGTCACCGTGGCGGCCTCAAGCAGGATACACTAGGGGCCGGTCGGTCGCATGGGGCGGGCATACCTCCTGACGGGTCGCCCGGGCGTGGGCAAGACCACGTGCGTCCGCGCGGTGCTCGAGCGCGTGGCTCGGCCGGCGGGCGGGTTCGTCACCGAGGAGATCCGGGAGCGGGGCACGCGGGTGGGCTTCGCGCTGCGCACCCTCGACGGGCGGCGGGCCACGCTGGCGCGCGTGGACCGCCCGGGCGCGCCCCGCGTCGGGAAGTACGGCGTGGACGTGGCCGCCCTCGATCGCATCGGCGTGCCCGCGATCCGGGCGGCCGTCAGTGAGGGACGCCTGGTGGTCATCGACGAGATCGGGAAGATGGAGATGGCGTCGGCCGCCTTCTGCGAGGCGGTAGAGGAGGCCCTGGCCAGCCCGGCCACCGTGCTGGGCACGATTCTCCTCGCTTCCCACCCCTGGGCGGATCGGATCAAGGCTCACCGCGCCGTCCGGATCATCGCGCTCACCCCGTCCAACCGGGACGCGCTCCCCCGCGAGCTGGCGGACCGGCTGCGATGAAGCTCGGCGTCTTTCTTCCGATCTCGGGCCGGGCGGCCAGCGGGGTCCTCATGGAGGCGGCCCGCCAGGCCGAAGCCCTCGGGTACGACTCGGTGTGGGCGGCCGACCGGATCGTCACCCCGTGGGAGCTCCACACCCCGTACCCGTACAACGAAGACCGGCGCTTCTTCGTCCCCCCCGACGTCCCGTTCCTCGAGCCGCTCACCTGCCTCGCCTTCCTGGCCGGCGGCACCGAGCGGGTCCAGCTCGGGATGAGCGTCCTCGTCCTGCCCTATCGCCACCCGCTCCACTGGGCCAAGATCGCCACGACGGTCGACCACCTCTCCCGCGGCCGGCTGATCCTGGGAGTCGGGGTCGGCTGGATGGTCGAGGAGTTCGATGCGCTCGGGGTGCCGTTCAAGGAGCGGGGAGCGGTCGCCGACGAGCAGCTCGAGGTCGTCCGCCGTCTCTGGAGCGACCAGCGCCCGCGGTTCGACGGCCGCTACTACCGCTTCGCCGAGGTCGGGTTCGCGCCCAAGCCGCTTCAGACGCCTCGGATCCCGATCTGGGTCGGCGGGGAAGGGGAGCGGGCCCAGCGGCGCGCCGGCCGGCACGGCGACGCCTGGTTCCCCTACTTCGTCCGGATCACGCCGCGGGAGCTGGCCGCGCGCTTCGAGCAG from Candidatus Methylomirabilota bacterium includes:
- a CDS encoding NTPase, with protein sequence MGRAYLLTGRPGVGKTTCVRAVLERVARPAGGFVTEEIRERGTRVGFALRTLDGRRATLARVDRPGAPRVGKYGVDVAALDRIGVPAIRAAVSEGRLVVIDEIGKMEMASAAFCEAVEEALASPATVLGTILLASHPWADRIKAHRAVRIIALTPSNRDALPRELADRLR
- a CDS encoding LLM class F420-dependent oxidoreductase, translating into MKLGVFLPISGRAASGVLMEAARQAEALGYDSVWAADRIVTPWELHTPYPYNEDRRFFVPPDVPFLEPLTCLAFLAGGTERVQLGMSVLVLPYRHPLHWAKIATTVDHLSRGRLILGVGVGWMVEEFDALGVPFKERGAVADEQLEVVRRLWSDQRPRFDGRYYRFAEVGFAPKPLQTPRIPIWVGGEGERAQRRAGRHGDAWFPYFVRITPRELAARFEQVRRWAREAGREPEAIHLACCLPVEVTPEPVPQEPDRLLGTPEQVAEALQGFRRAGVEHVALQFMVPRWPERVAQIERFAREALPALRQ